A genomic region of Pseudomonas sp. RSB 5.4 contains the following coding sequences:
- a CDS encoding NAD(P)-dependent oxidoreductase — protein MKVLVTGATGFVGRHLVAALLARGCDVRAVARNSDTAASMPWINDVEFVAADIHAADLDIAALTDGIEVLAHLAWPGLPNYRALFHFEHNLMADYRFIKSAVEAGVAQVLVTGTCFEYGMQSGPLSEQVEPQPSNPYGLAKHTLHLFLQNLQQEKPFTLQWARLFYLHGEGQNPNSLLAALDRAIDAGEASFNMSGGEQLRDFLPIASAAAYLATIVHQRDFNGVINCASGQPVSVRALVEQRLRERGAALNLNLGHYPYPTHEPMAFWAVTERLQQLLGEPQ, from the coding sequence GTGAAAGTTCTGGTCACCGGGGCCACGGGCTTCGTCGGCCGGCATCTGGTCGCGGCGTTGCTCGCGCGTGGCTGCGACGTTCGCGCGGTGGCGCGCAATTCAGATACGGCTGCGAGCATGCCGTGGATCAACGACGTCGAATTCGTCGCGGCGGATATTCATGCGGCGGATCTGGATATTGCGGCGCTCACCGACGGCATCGAGGTCCTCGCGCATCTGGCCTGGCCGGGGTTGCCGAACTATCGGGCGCTGTTCCATTTCGAGCACAACCTGATGGCCGACTACCGCTTTATCAAAAGCGCGGTCGAGGCGGGTGTGGCGCAAGTGCTGGTGACGGGCACCTGCTTCGAGTACGGCATGCAAAGCGGCCCGCTCAGTGAGCAGGTCGAGCCGCAGCCGAGCAATCCTTACGGTCTGGCGAAACACACGCTGCATCTGTTTTTGCAAAATCTGCAGCAGGAAAAACCGTTCACCTTGCAGTGGGCGCGTCTGTTCTATCTGCATGGCGAAGGGCAGAACCCCAACAGTCTGCTGGCAGCGCTGGACCGGGCGATCGATGCAGGGGAGGCGTCGTTCAACATGTCTGGCGGCGAGCAGTTGCGGGACTTTTTGCCGATCGCCAGCGCCGCCGCTTACCTCGCCACGATCGTCCATCAGCGCGATTTCAACGGCGTGATCAACTGCGCCAGCGGCCAACCGGTATCGGTGCGCGCACTGGTTGAACAACGGCTGCGCGAGCGCGGTGCGGCACTGAATCTGAACCTCGGCCATTACCCTTATCCGACCCATGAACCGATGGCGTTCTGGGCCGTGACCGAGCGTTTGCAACAGCTACTGGGAGAGCCGCAATGA
- a CDS encoding class I SAM-dependent methyltransferase, whose protein sequence is MRHELYRVTDLPVLQNRTFADPESAKASASADMLLVQDERSGLIFNAAFDADKLSYDADYQNEQAHSGQFQKHLSDVEGIIARHFKGQELIEVGCGKGYFLELLKGLGYSITGIDPAYEGENADVIKAPFTRGLGLAADAIVLRHVLEHIEDPVSFLAVIAEANQGGQIYIEVPCFDWILEHKAWFDLFYEHVNYFRLDDLRRMFGTVHEAGHLFGGQYLYIVADLSTLRLTPQQPVPRLTLPDGFTASLERAVQIIQSAPEQGSAIWGASSKGVIYSLFLQRAGVAVDRVVDINPAKQGRYLPLSGARVSSPQEAMDALPEGAHLFVMNSNYLEEIKRMTGGRYVYHAVDSASFQ, encoded by the coding sequence ATGAGGCACGAGTTGTATCGGGTTACCGACCTGCCGGTGTTGCAGAACCGCACCTTTGCCGACCCGGAGTCGGCCAAGGCTTCGGCCAGCGCCGACATGCTGCTGGTGCAGGATGAGCGCAGCGGCCTGATCTTCAACGCCGCGTTCGATGCCGACAAGCTCAGCTATGACGCTGACTATCAGAACGAGCAGGCCCATTCGGGCCAGTTCCAGAAGCACCTGAGCGACGTCGAAGGCATCATCGCCAGGCACTTCAAGGGTCAGGAGCTGATCGAAGTCGGCTGCGGCAAGGGCTACTTCCTTGAGCTGCTCAAGGGCCTCGGTTATTCGATCACCGGGATCGATCCGGCCTACGAAGGCGAAAACGCCGACGTGATCAAGGCGCCGTTCACCCGTGGTCTCGGCCTGGCGGCGGACGCCATCGTCCTGCGCCATGTGCTGGAACACATCGAAGATCCGGTGAGCTTTCTGGCGGTGATTGCCGAAGCCAATCAGGGCGGGCAGATCTACATCGAAGTGCCGTGCTTCGACTGGATCCTCGAGCACAAGGCCTGGTTCGACCTGTTCTACGAGCACGTCAATTATTTCCGCCTCGATGACCTGCGCCGGATGTTCGGCACCGTGCACGAGGCCGGTCACCTGTTCGGTGGCCAGTACCTGTACATCGTCGCCGACCTGTCGACGTTGCGCCTGACCCCGCAGCAACCGGTGCCACGCCTGACGCTGCCGGACGGTTTCACGGCGAGCCTTGAGCGCGCGGTGCAGATCATTCAATCCGCACCCGAGCAGGGTTCGGCGATCTGGGGCGCATCGTCCAAAGGCGTGATCTACTCGCTGTTCCTGCAGCGCGCGGGTGTCGCGGTGGATCGTGTGGTGGATATCAACCCGGCCAAGCAGGGGCGTTATCTACCCCTGAGCGGCGCGCGAGTGTCCTCGCCGCAAGAGGCCATGGATGCCTTGCCCGAAGGCGCCCACCTGTTTGTGATGAACTCCAATTACCTCGAAGAAATCAAGCGGATGACCGGTGGACGCTACGTCTATCACGCCGTCGATAGCGCTTCGTTCCAGTGA